The Myxococcales bacterium DNA window CGAACCTGCAGCGGGCCGAGACCGAGCGCAGCCGGCGCCTGGCCGAGGTCGATCGCGATCAGAACAAGATCATCCAGGAGAAGCGCGCCGAGCTCGAGGCCGCGCTGGCCACCGCGGTCGCGGCCCAGACCGAGACCCACCGCGCGGTCGACACCACCAAGATCGACAAGGTCGCCGGCGGCGAGGCGACGCTGTCGGCGTCGCGGCAGCGCGCGATCGAGCTCAAGGGCCAGCTCGAGGCGCAGTACGCCTCGAAGAAGGCCGAGATCGACGCGTTCCGGGTCCAGCCGGTCGAGCGCGTGATGGAGCGCCTCGGCGAGCGGCTCGAGGGCGTCGTCATCGACATCCAGCCGTGGTCCAACGACAGCGCGCCGTCGCGGCTCCAGGTCGAGCGGCTCGGAGGTGCCCAGTGAAGTCGCTCATCCTCGTCGCCAAGGTCATCGTCATCGGCGCGCTCGCGCTGTGGATCGTGCCGTGGATCTTCTTCACCAAGGTCGAGCCCGGCCAGATCGGCGTGCGCCGCAGCGCCGCCAGCGGCGTCGACGCCGACGACCTCGGGCCTGGCTGGCGCGTGCGCATCCCCGGCCTGCACAAGCTCACCTATCTGCCCTCGACCTACTTCTTCCTCGACTACACCGGGGACACGGCCGGGCCCCAGGAGCCGCTGGCGATCCGCACCAAGGACAACAACAACGTCACGCTCGACGTCTCGGTGCCGGTCCGGATCAAGCCCGGGCGCGCGAACGAGGTGGTCAAGGCCGGCAACCACAGCAAGGACCCCGACGGGCGGTTCCGCTACATGCGCCTGGCCGAGCAGACCGCGGTCAGCGTGCTGCGCGAGGAGCTGGCCAACCTCGACTCGGTCGGGTTCTACAAGACCGAGCGCCGGCTCGAGATCTCCGACAAGGCCTTGACCATGCTCAACGACGCGCTCGGGCCGCT harbors:
- a CDS encoding SPFH domain-containing protein, which gives rise to MKSLILVAKVIVIGALALWIVPWIFFTKVEPGQIGVRRSAASGVDADDLGPGWRVRIPGLHKLTYLPSTYFFLDYTGDTAGPQEPLAIRTKDNNNVTLDVSVPVRIKPGRANEVVKAGNHSKDPDGRFRYMRLAEQTAVSVLREELANLDSVGFYKTERRLEISDKALTMLNDALGPLNLEAQAVLIRAVRFRPEYEQQLQRSSSTSRTSCSTAPARSWRPSSRSSTTTTRAPRRWPAPASRTGRSARLSSSALTRSAASTSPTRCPARPGPRWRRSPPRRARRPAPGSRRRSGWAIRRSSPTPT